A region of the Apium graveolens cultivar Ventura chromosome 6, ASM990537v1, whole genome shotgun sequence genome:
tcttcAAATATTGATGCTGTCACATGTATAATTATAATTGGTAAGTTTTCTTAATATGTGCGTGTTTAAATATGTGCACATAATAACAACTTCAGATATCGGGTCATATTATTTGAGACAAATATTGAGAATGGATATCAGCATTACTCATATTTTCTGTTTGGCCAAAAAAGTCTGCACAAAACAAAGTCTGCCAACAATATAACACGATATAACGTGCTAAGAAAAGTTTTGCATGGCTAGCTAGCTACAAAGACCACTAAtctaaattaatattatatttggtACATAATATTGCTATCGGGCATTGTAATATCTTCTTAATTACTGTTATTTTGGCAGAACATGGACACGAAGATATCAGCCGAACCACCATTCGAAGAAACATACAAAGCTCTTATAAATTCCAAATCTATCAATGTAGAGGACATGGAGGTGAAAGCGATTGCGGAAGAGTGTGAGCTTCCCTTGATTGATCTTGGCATGTTAAAGCATGGAGAATCCGACAGTGAAAAATGCAAGGCACAAATAGCTAAGGCTTCACAAGAATGGGGTTTCTTTCAAGTAGTTAATCATGGAATTTCACAGGAAATCTTCCAGAACATGAGGCGTGAGCAAGGCGAGGTCTTCAGAAAACCATTTCATGAGAAAGACATGTGTTTTCCTCCCGGAGCTTACCGGTGGGGAACTCCTTCTGCTACTTGCCTCAAGCAGTTGTCATGGTCAGAAGCTTTTCATGTACCAATGATTAATATTGCAAGCAGGAATGGTATCACTAGTCTCAGGTAATTAAACTGTTCTCGATTTTTATTATCAACCATTAAATAATTCTTCTAATAATTTAGAATATCAACTATCAAGAAAAAGTTAATTTAACATGCACATGCAATGACAAAATATTGATTACTTATATTCTCATAGTACTAAAATCGGGGTCTGGTTAGTTAAGCTAAGTGGGGTTGAAGGCCAACTCTATCAGGAACCGGACCATAATGACTTGTGTTTGATTAGTCCATGGTTAGGCACTATAATGTGCAGTGTGCTTAAACTACATGAGCGTTAATATCCATAATTTTTTCATTTTCAGCTCAACAATGGAACACTTCGCCGCAACAGTTTCAGGTTTAGCACAAAAGCTAGCAGAAATCTTAGCTGAGGAGATGGGACAAGAATCAACTTACTTTAAGGAAAACTGTGTTCCTAGTAGTTGCTATCTTCGATTGAACCGCTATCCACCATGTCCAATATCCGAGATTTCAGGATTGATGCCGCACACAGACAGTGATTTTCTCACCATATTGCACCAGGATCAAGTTGGAGGACTACAACTAGTAAAAGATGGAAAATGGTTTGCTGTGAAGCCTAATCCAGAAGCTCTGATTATCAATATCGGAGATCTCTTTCAGGTAAAGTAATTCTCGTTGTTCCTTAACCGAATCATATATTACTCTCAACTAGTTTCGCATGGTAGTTTAGATGGTTAAGAATTACCCAAAACATAATAGAATGTTGATACTTAATTGGTCTAATGGTATTGATATTTTATAATGCAGGCCTGGAGCAATAATGTTTATAAGAGTGTTGAACATAGAGTTGTTACAAATAAGCAAGTGGAAAGGTTTTCAACAGCATATTTTCTATGTCCATCTTATGAAACCAAGATACAGAGTTGCATGGAGCCTTCAGTGTACAAACAGTTCAGCTTCTGGGAATTCAGGCAACAAGTTCAACATGATGTTAAGAAATTGGGTTATAAGATAGGACTTCCAAGGTTCATCATATGATATATGAAGCAACATCAAGAGATCCAATCATCATCAAATACTATGAAAGTTGTAGAATCTAAGTGCTGATCTAAATTggttttatctatttatttaACTAAACATAGCATGAAACTATCAAAATAATACTTCTTCATCGGCGTGAATGGATATGGTGAACAATTTTCTTTATGGTTAAGCTTTCGGCAACATACAGCTTTCTGCTTAAAAACATATAGCTTTCTGTTTGGCTTAAAAAACAGCTTTCTGCTCCTCTAATATGTTGCGATTTTTGTTCAAATAGgctataaaattttaaaatgtcaaattattatttaataacaGTCGAGTTTTtggaaaatatatatatatatgtgggcatataaaaacatttaacaaTAGAACTTTCTAAAATAAATTATTCATTATATAATTATCAAAAAATTGGTAAAAAGAAGAATGGCGGTGCGGAGTTTTTTTTGAAGACATTGGGCTAGAACAGTACTCTGTGGACTACTTCAGTACAAAAGATGAAAATTCAAATGATGTCCGGTTACAGGGTTCCTTAACCGAGGCCCAAGACTAGTTTCTTTTCTTTTCCAAATTTAAGCCCAACACTAATTTAACAATGTATCAAACAGTTTTTAGCTTTTAGGTTTTTTTTGCTAaatagttttttttttgaaaaacaaaagtgttaatttaataattaaaagttaTACAACATCTACACAAGTAATTGAATTGAACGAACAATAAATTATACTAATCGATTATACTCGTGAACAAATAGTTAATAATATTTTGTGAGATAATgtatatataaatacaaatatcCATGCATTCTCGTGAATTATTGGTACAAACTTTTAATTTTAGTTGcttaaatcgatgtttttatCAATTTATTATACCACTAAGGGGTCGTTTGGTTCAGAAAATTTGGGTATCAAATATTGGTTTTGTTAATTCCAAACTCATACCTGATGTTTGGTTCATGATTTGTATTCGGTGAAACACATACCTGAAATTCACTTGGAATCAGATTTGATACCTTGGGGGAGAGATGGGCATAGAAAAGTGGTACGAGGTataagatttatttttattattcatGTTTATTTCTACgattaaatataatttatgtacacatattttaaatttgatatattatttaattttaaataaaattataataatatttatctAATGCCAATttgtaaaatttaatttattaaaaaatattaaattattatttaattagttaaattatattttactAATCATATACTTTTTTAGTAAATTTTTATTTGTAAATTGtgtaaatttaatttaaatatataatgtATACTTGCACATAATATTGAAAACAAAATTGAAATAtcgattatatttaaaataaaacaaatttatttCAGCAATGAACCAAACACATAATATCAGGAATCGTTTCCCATCCTCATACCAGTCTAACCCGATTTCTGATTTCAAACTCATACCGATTTCTGAACCAAACGACTAGGGAATGACATGTATTTGCTCTACTTTTCTTGTTTTTTTAAATGTATGGACATATTTATTCTTATCAATTTCATTTAGAAAAAATCAGAAACCCATGCTAATAATAACAAAATACCTAGTCTAAACTTTTAGCTAAAAAAAGGAGAGAAAGAAGCAGATGATGATAATCTCAAGCCGCGTCACAATTTCCGGCACAATAACCCAACCCAATTCCCCACCCACCCCAAAAACTCAAAACCCGAAACCCAACCCGAAGTCTCTGAAGCTAAAGCCCAGCCCTCAACTAAACCGGTGGTCAAGAGCACGCTCTATACGGTCCGGTCGAAAACTAGACCGCCCAGTACAGCGAGTAGTGACTCTAGAAAAACAAACATTAGAGAGAGAAGTAATTGATGAAGAGATGGACGGCTGTGATGTGACGTACGAGGGTGCCAAGTCTATATACATGGTGTCTGATGGAACCGGATGGACAGCTGAACATACAGTTACGGCCGCTTTGGGTCAGTTTGACTATTGTTTAGCTGACCGTGGCTGTCCTGTTAGTACTCATTTGTTTTCTGGGGTATGTTTCTTCTCTTTAACATGCGTGTTTTTATGTGTGTTTGTATCAATAAAATACAACATGTTTTACACCAACTCGCCGGTTTTACCACGAAGTGGTCCCACATTGATCGATTGTTAGAGCAAAGCCAATGATGTGATAAATATAAGTGCAGCCATTACTATAATTTAACACTAAAAGTATATGGTGCTAAAATAGCACCATGTCTCTAATAATTTGTTCTAAATCTTGTTTCAAATTTAAATAACTTCCAAAATTATACTACacttttaattataaatttaactaCATTCCGAGTAGCACAAAATGTAATATTTTGCTATAATTGCTAACTCAGCGAAAAGAGAAAAGAGAGGAGAAATGAATAAAGTAGGAAATTAAAAATGTGGGGGTAACTGGAAGGTAGTTAAATTTGTAGTCAAAAGTGtaatatatttttgaaattatttaaatttgaaaCAAGATTTAAAACAAACCATTGGAGACATGGTGCTATTTTAGCACCAATATGTATTTTTTGGTGCAAAATTATAGCAATAGCTACACTTATATTTAGCACACCATTGACTTTTCTCTAACCATCCATCCGCCCCAAGCGCAGATATATTTTTGTTAAATGTTAAGTTGTATATAAATTACACTCAAACAAATGAATAAAAAGTTCGAAGTACATTCACTTGATAACTATGAGGACTATATGCCGGAAATGATAGAGAAATTAATTGATAGGAGCTCTTGCGTGCTCTAGAGATGCTCTATCCTTGTTCCGGCATTGCCTTGATACATACATCCTTCACAGGATTTACAGCCACCACTCTTTGAGATTCGATATCAAAATCTTTATCAGACCTTCAAAACAATATACTGGTTAATTTTTGTCAAAACACAGAGTCCTGTAAAACTAATAACAAATAAACTTATCCTATTTGAAGAATATTAGTTGTCGATAGTGTGTAGTTTCTATGAGTGCATATCCGATATGTTAAAGTTCTTGCTTACAAGAACCAACTTAATCTAGTGTAATAGTACAAATTCTATTGGGTTAAAAAGTttattgtatgggtagacaattattattgtaatcagattaggtatgtcttgttggctaagtttgtgatggctatatatacatagtcatgttattgttttgatgtatgcttgagtattgtttgacttaaatatcgcttgagtgaataccgtttggtgagattgattgtattattgataattgttttgattaataatacaagttgggacgtgggtttttccgcgtcatatattgagtgtgtgttttgcattgtttgtttggttctatacttgtgtgtgttccccctaacaATATAGTGAATATCTACATTTAGATATGCTTTGGTGTTCTGTTTTTAGGTTAACTTTGGTTTTTATCTGAACCAGACCATGCATAGTGTTAAAGTATTTAGACTACTAATTATCTGGTTCCGTGCGCTGTAACAGTGAACATTGTCTTTTGAGCATCACAAATTACATTTTCTTTTGTCGGAAAAGATGGATTTATTTCTTTGTAGTAGTGCACAAGGCTAGCTACAAAAACAGAAATGTGGAATCAGTGGAATCACAAATTTGTTTGCATATTCTCAATTTTAATAATACTTGTATTGTTTTTTAAAATCTTGTGTTTGGTTGGAACTTGGAAGGATCAAGAATAAGTGGATAAAGTACTTTCCCAAATATGCCTTGCGGTTAGACAATTTTTTCATTAAAATTGATGTATAAATGTACAATTTGATTTTGCATCAGTCATTGCAGACAAGTGCAGATTTAAGGGGAGTTTGGATGCACTGCGGGAATGAGAATCAGGAATGGGAATGGAGAGTATGGGAATTGGGGTTAATGAGAATGGGAATGAGAATGAAATGGAAACCCAAGGTGTATTACGGGTTTGATTTTCCCACCAAGAGGGAATGTGATTTCTATTCTCAATCACTAAATTGCTAATCCAAACACTATCGCTTGGGTTTAAGGTTCCGGTTCCCGTTAACCGGGCACATTAACCATCAACCAAACACCCCCTTAAAGTCTTTGGACTAGATCCTTCAAAATGTTGAAAAtggtttgatttttttttttttttttaaaactatatCCAGCATTTTTAGCATAACAAGGTCTTGACGTAAAGACTGACATGAGAACTTAGACTGTGATTCAGCGTCGTTCTTAAATTATCTGCTTTTATATGTTATATCTGACTAATTCACGTGATGAATTACACCGTAACTTATTTCATCACTTCTTTAAGAGACTCATATCTTGAATCCCCTCTTTGTCAGATTGATGATGTAGAGCGGTTGATGGAGATCATAAAGCAAGCAGCTAAAGAAGGTGCAATGGTTGTCTACACTCTAGCTGACAGTTCAATGGCTGAATCTGCCAGACAAGCCTGCAAGCTATGGGAAGTACCATGCACTGATATTCTGAGCCCAATCACAGAGGCAGTTGCGACTCATCTTGGTGTCTCACCATCTGGTCTTCCTCGCGGAGCTCCAGGTAGGAATTCTGCCTTGAGTGAAGATTACTTCAAAAGGATTGAAGCTATTGAATTTACCATAAAGCAAGATGATGGAGCCTTACCCCAAAACTTGCACAAGGCCGACATTGTTCTTACTGGTGTTTCTCGCACTGGAAAAACACCCCTATCAATTTATCTAGCACAAAAAGGATTTAAAGTAGCGAATGTGCCTCTTGTAATGGGTATAAAGGCTCCAAAGGCTCTCTTCGAGATTGATCCAGAGAAGGTTTTTGGGTTGACAATAAATCCTGTTGTACTTCAAACAATAAGATGGGCAAGAGCAAAAACTTTGGGCTTCCACGGAGAAGCAAAGAGTAACTATTCAGAGATGGATCATATCAGGAAGGAGCTGGAATATGCTGGCACGCTATTTGCGCAAAATCCGGTGTGGCCTGTTATTGGTGAGTGTTGTATCAGTTTAAATCGTTGTATTTGGTTTTATTATGTTCTTAACTTCTCATATCTGTTTCTCAGCTAGAGCTCTGAAGTCCCTGGATTTTAGTTTATATGTTGGGACATTGTTGTTTCTTAATAAAATTTCAGTTGTGCTTGCAGAAGTGACTGGAAAAGCTATTGAAGAAACCGCAGCAGTTATATTGAGACTTTACCAAGACCGGAAGAATAGGTGCTCGATGCCAAGAATCTCAAAACGCTACTAGAGATTCCAACTCCCCATAGGCCTTAAACATCACGCTGCATGCGTACTGGAGTAGTAGTAAGTATATATTTCCTAATTTTGTACAAGGTTGATGTTTTGTGGTTAGTACAGAGACCTCAGGTGAATATGGATATATCAATAAAGTGTGTAGTTATATAAGCTGCATGTTCCATTGTAGTTTTACTATGCATGTATAATGCGTATGTACATTCCATGTTATATTAATGGTTTGCTCTGTGTTATAATGTAAATATAAAAGCATCATGTTTGTTACACGTCCAGATTCTCTCAAAGTCATAGTCTTACTTCAAAAACCCTGTGATTATCTGCATCATCGGCAATCATATTATTAtcttaaattataattatattttttagcACTTGAATATCGGATGTCAACAAAAAAAGTCTTCAAGGTCCAGCTACAAGATTTTCATCCTTTGCTTTCACAGGAGAGTAATCTATTAACTCAGTCCTCTCATTTGAATTGTAAATGGGTTTCTCATTGTTGTAGAATTGTACATGAAAGATTTTTGAATGTCACGGATCCAAAGATAGCTCATGGGTTCGAACACTAGAGAGATCCACTATTCCACTAAATGAAAGATAAAGTTACAATGGATTTTTTTTCTTTCCTAATTAAGTTACAAGGATCTTCTTCGGACACAACAAATATGTTGGgaatttagtttttttttttttggggGTTGGGGGGGGGTAATTACCCAATATATTTATTCACTTTACCTGCCTAATACTTATATTGGTACCATCCAAATAAATGTAGATTTCTGAATAAGTTGAGGTTAAGTTTAGTTCTACTGACAGCAAATATATTGTCATTCATAAGAATACAATCAAATGTAAAGATTCAGATGTGAGACTTGAGAAAACTTGAGAACTAAAGGTATTACAAACCTTACATAAAGCTAGGTTGACGACCCTTGATTaatttatgtatattttgtatTAGCAGGCTACTGGCATTATCATATATGTGATTTTTTTGGTGATTTTCTGTCTTCATATTGAGTCAGCGTACTTTCAACTAAAAAATTTCGTATATGTAAAAGACCAAAATCAGAACAATATCTGTAATTATTGGAGATTTCTTGCCTACCAGAAGAATCAAAATAACAGAACATCCTAATGATAAGATCTGAATATGTAATTGATCTTCTTGATTGATTCTCACTTTATTTTGGAAATAAATTGACTCTTACTTTAAAGAAGGCTATCCAGTTGATTTTTTATTTGATACTCGAGATAGATTTTGGTGAAGCGAACTGTATGATGGAGTGACCTTGTTGGCATGATGCAAGCTCAAGATGCTAGTTTATATGTTTCATATGAGTGGACTAATCACATGAGATGATAATGTTTTAATGATCATAATATTATTTGCTGAATGactaaaaagataaaaaaaaattatatccAGAGACTGAAGGAGCTTTTGCAAGGAAGCATGCATGTTCTATCATTTCTTGTATGTCTAGGTCTTCGATGTTTCTTCACTTTTACATGTCAGGCTTCACATGGTTTGATGGAAACCACATACAATGAAGAGCTGATTAGAGTTGACTGGAGCAGTGGAAGAAAGAAATCCAAGGTATGGAGCACTTTGAAAGGAGAAGACTACTTGGCAAAATGAAGaggaaaaagaaaaagcaaaTAAGAAGAGTAGACTTTAAACAGAAGTTGTTTCTAGTCTTTCTTGTATGTGTACAGAATTACAGAAAGTAAGCTCATCACACGTGTTTTGATCTCTTCCAAAAATCGCCAATGTAGATTCCCGCCTCTGTGCCATTGTCCTGTTTACATCCCATAAACTATATGTAATGGTAACATCCTATACGTTTTGCTTCCTTCTATGTATCTGTTACCTGATTTTCTTCCTCGATATATTTGTACACAACTGTTACTCAGAGAAGCCGCAGCAGCCACTTATGTAAGTGTTATGTGTTTTTCAAACCCTCAGCTTCAAGGTGTATGTAGTTTGTATATTGCATTGTAACTGTAGTTATTGTCTGGTTTTGGTCAGGTCTACTGACCCATGGTGCTGGCATCCCCGCCAACATTCTTCATTGATAGTGTGAGGTAAATCAGTAATATTGTACCTATGCTTGACCTGTCACATGAATGTAGACAATTTTAGCAACTCCGGTCAACTGCTTTTTGACTGTTCTTTGGGTACACTGTATGTTTTTCCACATACTGTTAGATTTTTAAGCACCGGGGAATGAGTATTCGGACCCATGACCTTGTAATGGGGATGTATAACCTTTGACACTAGGACATACTTGAGTCCTTTTAACGGATTATCTTTGTTAGTTACGTTACCTTTTAAAAAACTTTGATAGCAGTTTGATAGATGATTATACAGTAACAAGCGTAACTTACATGGTGGCAAAGAATAAAAGCATTCTCCTGGGATCAATTGTCCAGGAAGAGCGCTTGAAACTGTTTCTTCTGGAACCAAGTTTGCTTTCCGTGGTGGTGGCCGGAGTCGTGATAGTGATCTGGTGATGCATTTGCTGGTTGAATGGGTGGTTGGTGGCCCCAACTGTCACTAATATTGGCTTTTCAGGCGTGCTTGAATCTATTAGTTGAGCAGCTGCATTTTTAACAATCAATTCAGAATATACAAAATGACCATACTTGGCAACCATCATTAGTGTTGCATGTGCATACTATCATGTATGAATATATTTGGATATATGATGCGGGTAAATATTCTTTAGTAGCGGCACTGTATTATTATTCTTCCTGTCCAGAAAAGAGAGCACCATTTCTGATAGATCTGTATAGAACTATTATTTCAAAATGAAAACAGTAGCAGGTGAAGTCTCGTACTTAGATTATCTTCTACCCAACTCTAAATATTAACTCTTATACCATTTTGGTGTTAAATTCAACTTAACTCTAAAATTTAGACCATTTTGTTATCGCACCAAAATTTCCACCAAATTTAGTTTCATActaaatttttagaatttttgtaTATTCCCATGCCCTTTATccttttaataaaataaatttgttttatttGTATCTcactattttattatttttaactatatttttatactttagtgataaaataatttatataatacgTGAATGATATAAAATTTAGTATTGGTGAGTTGGAATAATTTTGAAAATAGTGTTATTTTTATACTATTTTGGTGTAAAAATTACACAAAAATAGTGTAATGGGTTGAAGATGTTCTTAGTTCATCCCATTTCTGTCTAGGTAAGAATTTCATGATCCAAATATATTTTCGTAAATACTTGTCGCTTGTACAAAAAAATCATGCCAATCTAATTTAATCAAGTTTTTTTTTCGTTTAATTCGTTTTCACTAATCAGAAATATATTATTGTGATCAACTAACTATTAAATTATTACGAATCAAGTGGGAAATGTAGCTACCCCATTATAATACACAATATTCCCAAATTGGAAGAACAGCCAAAATGAGATGACAAACCTACTGTCCACCAACCATTCCCAGAGTTGTTATGGTACAGGTTGGTAATGAAATAAACAATGCATATTTAATACTATATACGTGGCGCAATATCATGGCATACTGATGCATGTAAAATATTTTatgattttgtaattatattttaaaagcaGTGGTGGCAGTCGACGGCAACATAAAGAGCACTGAATACCCTGTTTTATGAATCAGGGgtttaaattgtttttaattggtggctttaaaatctcaaaatattaAAGCGCATGATTTTTTCTcgaattttatattaaatatattttaacacTTCTCCTCGCTCAAAAGCTCATTAATCTATTCGTAAGTCGAAACTCTGATGAAATAGTTACTCTAAAAATTTAAGAAATCATATAAAATGGCCGGAAATGATGTTATCCTAATAGTTTAATATTGGAGAAAATTTGTGGTTCTATTAGAGCATCAACGGTGGTTGTCAAGGAGTTTACCTATTTGAGTTGGGAGGTTGTCAAAAGGTTGAGGTTGCCAAAATTTGTCAACCCCTTGGCAACTTGCTAAATTAACAAAAAGTCATAAAAAATATCTAAAATATATATTACTAAACCCACTTTTATAttgaaataaatataaaattaatatagaGGGACCACATGGACAACCTTTAAAGTTGTTTAACTATTGGAGcaaaattttaataaatgttgTCAAGAGTGACATGGATGtgagaaaaattaaaaaataatatatttaatgatTTATCATAATTTGACAACTTTATTAATAACCTCTATTCGAGATGCTCTTAGAGATGCTCTTAGGGCCATTTTTATGTCAGTTACATATGCAGATTAATAGATTATTGAACATACTCTTAACCGAATTACTGATATTGATTTTCAGCCCATAGAAAATGAGCTGACGAATAACTATAAAAAAGAAAAGCAACTTGTGAATTCATAAACTAAAATGATTATCAAGTGGTTTGAAAGTAAACGTTTCAAAAAAATTGGCAAGTCTTTGCGCTAATAAGACGCTACTTTCCTTTTTCAAACGAAATGATGTCAAGGATAATCAAGAAAAGGAGTGATCTAATTTTTATGAAATGTTGAATTAAAGAAAAGGATAATACTAATGCGCATATAGTTTCACATATTTTATCTTACAAAAGTATTATTTTTTTTGACACAAATCTTATAAAAGTATTCTCTAATA
Encoded here:
- the LOC141667576 gene encoding gibberellin 2-beta-dioxygenase 8-like, with translation MADHSTNFLVFPHQNMDTKISAEPPFEETYKALINSKSINVEDMEVKAIAEECELPLIDLGMLKHGESDSEKCKAQIAKASQEWGFFQVVNHGISQEIFQNMRREQGEVFRKPFHEKDMCFPPGAYRWGTPSATCLKQLSWSEAFHVPMINIASRNGITSLSSTMEHFAATVSGLAQKLAEILAEEMGQESTYFKENCVPSSCYLRLNRYPPCPISEISGLMPHTDSDFLTILHQDQVGGLQLVKDGKWFAVKPNPEALIINIGDLFQAWSNNVYKSVEHRVVTNKQVERFSTAYFLCPSYETKIQSCMEPSVYKQFSFWEFRQQVQHDVKKLGYKIGLPRFII
- the LOC141664083 gene encoding putative pyruvate, phosphate dikinase regulatory protein, chloroplastic isoform X1, which gives rise to MMIISSRVTISGTITQPNSPPTPKTQNPKPNPKSLKLKPSPQLNRWSRARSIRSGRKLDRPVQRVVTLEKQTLEREVIDEEMDGCDVTYEGAKSIYMVSDGTGWTAEHTVTAALGQFDYCLADRGCPVSTHLFSGIDDVERLMEIIKQAAKEGAMVVYTLADSSMAESARQACKLWEVPCTDILSPITEAVATHLGVSPSGLPRGAPGRNSALSEDYFKRIEAIEFTIKQDDGALPQNLHKADIVLTGVSRTGKTPLSIYLAQKGFKVANVPLVMGIKAPKALFEIDPEKVFGLTINPVVLQTIRWARAKTLGFHGEAKSNYSEMDHIRKELEYAGTLFAQNPVWPVIVVLAEVTGKAIEETAAVILRLYQDRKNRCSMPRISKRY
- the LOC141664083 gene encoding putative pyruvate, phosphate dikinase regulatory protein, chloroplastic isoform X2; this translates as MMIISSRVTISGTITQPNSPPTPKTQNPKPNPKSLKLKPSPQLNRWSRARSIRSGRKLDRPVQRVVTLEKQTLEREVIDEEMDGCDVTYEGAKSIYMVSDGTGWTAEHTVTAALGQFDYCLADRGCPVSTHLFSGIDDVERLMEIIKQAAKEGAMVVYTLADSSMAESARQACKLWEVPCTDILSPITEAVATHLGVSPSGLPRGAPGRNSALSEDYFKRIEAIEFTIKQDDGALPQNLHKADIVLTGVSRTGKTPLSIYLAQKGFKVANVPLVMGIKAPKALFEIDPEKVFGLTINPVVLQTIRWARAKTLGFHGEAKSNYSEMDHIRKELEYAGTLFAQNPVWPVIEVTGKAIEETAAVILRLYQDRKNRCSMPRISKRY
- the LOC141664084 gene encoding uncharacterized protein LOC141664084 isoform X3 translates to MKSFSGLLKADETSSLQSANTKSDSFTVEMERLSDLSSKNVSPNSRITLQRNLSRKGSYRGEKKMNSSGDNDKDASNFVPISSSPKAAQLIDSSTPEKPILVTVGATNHPFNQQMHHQITITTPATTTESKLGSRRNSFKRSSWTIDPRRMLLFFATMSSIGTILLIYLTLSMKNVGGDASTMGQ